The stretch of DNA AGTCAAGTGGGTTGCGCCATGAATTGTCAATTTTGCTACACTGGCAGGcaagcttttatttttctcctggaaccatgcaacatatatattccAATTTCTAGTGTCCTAGACAAGCTGCATGTATTTTGAATATCAACATATTTTTCAGGATGGGTTTAAAGAGACATTTAACTGCAGCTGAGATAGTAGAGCAAGCTGTATTTGCCCGGCGTCTACTCACGAGTGAAGTTGGTTCCATTACCAATGTTGTATTTATGGTTAGTCGACCTTTCCAGACACAATTTCATAACCCTGGATCTTTTTGGCCAACATAAACATAATCCAAACATCGATTAGCATACAAAGGCTTTCATCCATTCAACCTTGCAATTCTCTTTTCCTGCAATGGTGCAGTAGTGCATTTTGTTCTAGAGTAAATGTTGTAATTGTGAAGCATATgtggtttgaaatttttattgaggTATTTTATACGTTCTATTGATGCTGCTTTGGTTCTATATCTTCTCACGATAGAAAGAGAAAACATCACTTTTTATGAGGAAACGACATGCATTTTATAGGTAATTTTTTAGTTTAAGGGGCTACATCCATTGTATTAATGACTATGATAAAGGCATGCAAACACTTTGAACTAGTTCTTTATAGGTAATTTCATTTGCTTTAGCTTCTCTTCATCTTTTAGCTATATAATCCTTCATACATGCTTGACTAGACTTTCAAGACCAGAAGTTGTCTGTTCTTGTgactgtattttctttttcttcttcttttgctcTCTTGATTTAGTCACACACTCACAGGGACTCAATTAAGCCTCCGATCTCACTGCCActccttgcttttctttttttttttttgtttggggggggggggggggggttgttgcGTGTGGCAGAACTAGATGTCACAAAGGCCATTAGCAAATTAGCAACTGTATTTTCTTCATTTGTGTATGATACATGTGAAATTCGTAACttagagaagagaaagaagtaATGTAAAAATATGAACCTTCTTTTTGTAAGTAATGTAAGTATTCTTATAATAGGGTATGTGCTTGTATTTGTAGGGAATGGGAGAACCACTTCACAACATTGACAATGTCATAAAAGCTGCAGAAATTATGGTGCATGATCAAGGCCTTTATTTCAGTCCTCGCAAGGTCACTGTCTCAACCAGTGGGCTTGTTCCTCAGCTGAGGCGTTTTCTTCGTGAATCCAATTGTGCTTTAGCTGTTAGCTTGAATGCAACAACTGATGAGGTACTACTACAATTTATCTGGTATGCAGAACACACAAGTGCAAAGAAGGTTTGCCTCACTTACACCATAAACATTACAGGTCAGAAACTGGATAATGCCAATTAACCGCAAATATAAATTAGGCTTGCTTCTTCAGACTCTTCGGGAGGAACTTCGCTTGAAGCATAATTACAAAGTTCTCTTTGAATATGTAATGCTTTCAGGAGTGAATGACAGGTCGGATAAACCTTTCTGCTTTTCCACATTTTTGACTTGGATATATCATTTATTTGCCATTTCCAGCTATCATGCAAGGCTGCTACATAGTTTTATGTGGTTCATCCAACAATATTTGTGGCTTATCGCACTGGCTTTGacttaaatgatattattttttttatcagtaaataagaaattttattgataataggcaaagccaagtgcacaggacatatacaagagccaCACTTAAATGATATTATGCACTATTATAACCAATCTAAAAGATTTccatgagaaagagagagggggtggGGGAGGGGATGTGTCTTTGTGGGACAGATGATATTACTGGAAATCTGATAGCTTTGTGGTGGGTTCTTACAATAGCCATGTGTTATGCTGGTCAAAGTGAAGACATCATGCCATTGCTATGCATGACCTTGTTCTTATTTTTCAGTGATTTAGTGATGTTCCCTAGTTAGTATCCCTTTGCTAACAAGTCCTTTTCaacatgttttttctttggACAATGGCTGTAGATTTTAAAGGGCTTGATATTCATGGcttccttgtatctatttcttctCTGCTCGAACTAGgtgtttacttttgtatatgtcctgtgtacttgcTATTCgcctattcttttattcatactaataaaattcttacttatcaaaagaaaaaagtatccATTTGCTAACAAGCTATTGATGGACTGGATATGTAGGTCATTTAGTCACTGTTCTCCATTCCTTGTGCTTGGCCtgaatttttcagaatttttctagAGTTATCTTTCTGgtgttattcaattttttttttttttttgttaatgccACACATTTTTTGCATTCCTTTTTTTGCTCCAAGCAAAGAGATCCAGACAATATCTTATGTTAAAACGCCAGTCATTGACTTAGTCTGTGTTTCTGTTTGCAGCATTGAGGATGCCAAGAGGCTTATTGATCTTGTTCAGGACATTCCATGCAAGATCAATCTTATATCATTCAATCCTCATACTGGATCCCAGTTTCGACCAACCAGTGAGGCAAAGATGATTGAGTTTCGAAATGTTTTGGCTGAAGCAGGGTGCATTGTTTTCTTGCGACTTAGTAGAGGTGATGATCAGATGGCTGCCTGTGGTCAGCTTGGCAAGCCTGGTGCAATCAAGGCTCCTTTGCTCCGTGTACCAGACCAATTTCAAATGGCAGTGAATATGTGAATGCGATTTATTTTCGAGAATGTGATGATGAGTTGTGCCAAATTGGTGCAAGTGCAAgtagtgcaaaaaaaaaaagaaagatgatgcTGAAGGATCTACATATGCATttggtaacaaaaaaaaatggtattttctGATACCTTGGACTTGTTTGTGTAGCAGAATAATATGGAGCTGAGCTTGAGTGTTTGACCTCtatgaaatatgattttttccttttagtagTTACACCATTTTTCCCTTTCCCGTCCTGTTATTGGTGGCCTTGTAGCCATAATTTATAGGCTAGATTTACACCCAGCGGAGAAAACACATTGATGCCCTAAGAGGGTTGTCATGACcaacttatacaaaaaaaagAGGGTTGTCATGACCATAACTTCCCATAACAGAGTTCAGAAAGCATTCAATTGAATGAAGAGGATGCTAACTTTAGATGCTACCTCTCTTATTGCTCATAGACTTGTactggttttgtttttgttattccTTGATGGTATTACACTAATACTAGAACGAGTGCTAGCctgaaatcttttctttttcgcACAACCatttgaaaacttgaaaaatacTACATGTATATTCTAATTTGATCTTACCATGCTGATGTGGCATTGTTTATTATCCTTCGAATTTCTTtctaagagagagaaaaagagagaagagagagagagagagagaggtggttCAAGGTTGATATGTGGGAGCAAAATTGCTTCGGATGGTGATTTGTGTAGTGTGATTTTTGAGCGAAGTGTTTAGAGCATCTGAGCAGAAGTTTACGTATATTCTCTTTGAATGAAATAGGGTAcacaaaaagtatataaaaagaCATTTAAAGATGTGCGAAGTCAAAATGTGTTCTGTTATCtttagaattttctttcttttttggataactattaattattttttacaagcaTCTTATTAGGAGCTTATATCCCCTGGACAGGCCCCCTTGGTTCTTTCTGCCTCCCGCTCTTGCATGGGCTTGGCCCCCCAAGCTCGTTCCACCTGGGCGGGTGCCCCCGTCTGAATGGTAAGGGGATTGGCCTCCTGGTCCGTGGCCCCAATGGGCCCATTGGGCTCAGAACATGTATTTGAGCTATTTTTGAGTCTAAAATCCATTTTTTGAGCTAAATTTGGCCTAAAACCTTATTttactaatatattaaattaaaatcataaaacacaaaattaaaattaaatgtataaaaCATAAAGCTGTTAAGATCTAAGttctaactaataattttaatctaaaactaTTACAGATTAGTATAAAAGTATTACAAATTGTCAAATAATTTGAATGAATAACaatgtttaaataattgaaatacatttagaaaagagaaacaaatgTAACAATATGAACATGTAGGCTTGTAGCAAGATGAGATGGATACTCCAAGTCGTAAGCAACATTATAAAcctgaaaaaaaatgagaatactaattaataacattattaatattagaatatgtacaaactacaaaaaattaACTAACAAAGTTAACAAAGCAATAGTGGTGTATCAAAGTCAAATTGTGACTGATGTAGATTGAGATGGAGCCTCCTTTCCCGAAATTATCTATGCAccaatttaatttgaaattaagtttgtcaaataaatacaatacaaCCTATTATAAGCAAAGgtaaaataatgaattaagagCGACTACTACTTCCAAACTGATTAATATCATCCTCCTTATAGCTCTTTGCAAAGTTTACCACCTCTGAAACTTGAATATGCTTTAATGTGATTCAATTCTTAGTGCAAATCAAAACCTCCATAATGTTAgaagacaatgaactccgaaataGATCCAATATGCATCTAGGGTTGTGCAAAACCTCCGCTGACTCCGACCAGTCAACACTCGCTCTGGCTCCAACTTCGACAGAGTCAGAATTTGAAGTCGGAATCCATATGGGCTCCAAACTTAGACTCCGAACttctaccttaaaaaaaatgttaaacaaCATCGTTTTACATATGATAGTTAACTAACTAGCTGAAATTATGTCATCCCATTTCAAGTGGAACAACATTGTTTTGTGCACATCGAGGTCCAAAACTCAGGACCCCCTTCTCCCCCTCACTCTTTTGCGAatcttttctctcctttctatTTCTCTATGCCCTTCAGTCGTTTTGCTCCTTTTTGTTGTTGTCACGACACCGTCTTGAGCCCAGCCCCATCGTCGACTACTTCATATCAGTTATCGCGACGCTGTAAGTATATTTTGGCatcctaattttaatttttattgatttcaatttttaggGTTCCAAAATTTTAGGGattctccaattatttttgccactgaatttaatgtaaatttaatttaattattgagttcattttgttgtttgagGGCTGTCCCTTTTTtagggatttgaaaatttttagagtttttctcCGAATTGGGGGTTTTGAATTGGGGGATTTCATTATTATTGAGTTCATTTCGTTGTTTGAGAGCTGCCTAGTTTTGTACTAATATtattgaatttcaattttcaacctTTGAATTGGAGGATTTTGATTTTCATACtagagtttttctaaaaattggGGGATTTGAATTGGGAATTCCACCAGATCACACAATCTATTATAAATAATGATGCTCAAAGCTCATACAATCTATTAGGAATAATGATGCTCAAAGCtcaaattataatcaaatcttatttattaaaaacgTTTACATAAACTGCACAGTTAAACAATgggttaatttaattaaataagttttGTCTTTCCACAATGCATATGTGTGAttagtatattttcttttaaatctatgtgatttttagcattttttgtttctttttaaaacaacacacatatggtttaaaaaataaaatacatgttcaGTGCTGGCCACCACTACACGTCtgttaacaaaaaaagaatctcAATTCCTGGATTCCATATGGTGTGGTAGTTGCGCGTATTCTAGTAAAGAGTGATCTGGCCAAATTCTGTGAAATGGTCTTAATGTGTTTCCAACAATATATTCTGGATACATATTACTTTGAATTATCTGAAAGTCATTAGAACTTCTTAATGTTGTCTATCCTACAAAAATTAACATTCTCAAGTTTAGGAGAATTCTCATGGAATATCAGATAGAACTCCTAACAGCTAATAAAGGTTGAAGCTTTCATTAAGAACATTCATAAAGGTTGTGATGTACAATTTTTTGTGAATACTGACAAAGAACACTAATGCAAAGTTTCTTGATGGTCTTGTTCATTCATGGCCTTGgtttagaaaataaaactagTTAATTATAGTATTATCCCCTTTTGAAATCAAAACATGAGACGACCACTAATTagacttcttttttcttttatattattttttgaaatggacgttacagcatatatatatatatatatatacacacattatagatttttttccctctaattTATTTGCTTCTTAAattccttattttttcttttcgtagcatgtatttattggtttttttatttattttataagtgtaATTGATATGGATATGGATGCTATACCTACTCGGGACCATCGTCCACAAGGAGATGCTACAGTTCCTACACCAGCAAATACTTCAACCCTTAGACTCACATCTAGAGTAGTTACTTCTTGTGTAGTCGAGTATTTATAGATatagaaaatgatgattttcATAATGAAGAGGAGTTGGATATTGATGTCGGTCGACTGCCATgacctaataaaaaaaagtcgTGGACATGAGAACATTTCACCAAATTTTTCGGTGATCGTGAGAATCCTCAAGCAAGATGCAACCACTGGGTGACTTTATGGTtgtcattcgaagaagcaaTGCACTTCTGTATTAATAACACATCTTACGAGTTGCTAGCGATATAAAATACACAAGGGATTGGTGGCCAATGATCAGAAGAAGATCAGTTATGAAACTTCTACAACCATTGATGGTACGTAGAGTAAGAAATGATCAATCATTcgatacagtgagaagatgttgagtgATTTACTTGCTGAAATGATCATTACTAATGAGATTTCTTTTCGCACCATTGAGAGAAAAAGCTTTCGTAGATTTGTGCAATCTCTTGAGCCCTGATTTCTCATGCCTTCATAATGTACGGTAATATAAgattgtttgaaaatgaatgCCAAGGAGAAGGCCGAGATGAAAGacatgtttattaccactgacCAGAGTGTGTCATTTACAATTGATATATGGATGCCCATAGAGAATCTTAGCTATATGTGTATCACAACTCACTTTATTGATAATGAGTAGACATTGCATAAGTGAATTATTGGGTTTAAACAGATTGAAGATCACAATGGTTTATTCATTGGAAATGAGatggatgactatataaattattgaggGATTATAAAAGTATTTGGTATCATAGTTGATAATGTCAGTGCCAATGACACTACAATAGATTGGTTCAAGCGGAATACGACAGTAAAAGATGATACAATTCGTGACAATGAGTTTATCTATGTTCGATGATGTGCTCATATCATCAGCTTCATAGTTAATGATGGGTTGAATGAAGTTGATTATTCAATTATCAAAGTCTGCAAACTTGTGAGGTACGTGAAGGATTCCCCCAAAGGCTTGGCAAATTTAAGGTTATAGTCGAACAACTTGAGATCTCATCTTCTAGTATGTTGAGTTTGGACGTTCCCACTCAATGAAACTCCATATACACAATGTTGGATGTAGTGCAAAAGTAACAAAAAGCGTTCAAGAAGATGGAAGCCGAGGATAGGAGCCTGAGATATGCTTTGCTGGAGCTAATAGAGGGGAGAAGGGGGCTCGTGGGCCAGATATTGTTGATTGGACGAATGTGAGTtactttattcaatttttgaaattctttcaAGACATAATTGTGTGCATATCTGGTTCCAAATGTTGTACTGCAAATATGTACTTTGAGGAGCTCTCGAGACTTTATGACCACTTGCAACAGTATTGTGATGACACTGTCAAATTGTTGAATGGTACGACTATGAGgatgaaattcaaatataataaatattggagATGTTGAGAAGATAGACAGATTATTCTTTATGGTTGCGATTCTTGACACTCTATATAAGTTGgttattgtaaaattttttttagggaCATCCTTGATGATGAGAAGACTGATTAGTTTATTAGAgtgttgatgaataatattgatGACTTATACAGCCATTACAACAACAATGGTTAGTCTTCAAGCCAATGTGGTAGCTCCTCATGATCGACTGGCTTGACATCTTCCTTAGATGACAAACAAGAAGGGGTTCAATTGTTTTGATGCAAAAGTATCATCAAATCCTAGTATCGAAGAATATTGTTCAATGTAATTCTGAGGTTGAACGTTATTTTATGGAAGATGTCAAGGCACCTAGTACTACATTTCATATATTAACTTGGTGGGAGGTTCATTATACTAAATTTGCAGTTCTTTCTCGAGTAGCCTAGGATGTGCTAgtcattcctgtcactacgaTTGCCTTTGAGTTAGCGTTTAGCATCAAAGGTCgcatgttggatgcttatcgaaATTCATTGGTTCCAACCACCATGGAGGTCCTCATTTGCACACAAACCTGTCTAAGTTCAAcacctattggactagatattGCTGATGATGCCAACAACTATAAGTTTGAATCGGgtaactttatgattttaactttcattttcaaattattaattacatacttttaatgtttttattatttgagctataatttttatatttttttaggccTAGCTGTGAACtccaaaataattacaaatgaTTGAGATGGACACATCATGGGATGGAGTCTAGACTATCCAATAGATCATTAACTTTCATGTGAGGTACTTTAATGTTAGTATGTTTAATCTGGCTAAGTAgtttaatgtataattttttttttttaaatttccaaaacaATGTAGGGTGCTTGGAATTTGAGGCCGATGGtgctaataattatttattgtaaattatagccttttttattatgatatattattacatTGTAAATTGGTTGATGACTTTGGTGAAGTTGGTTAGGGTTGGTTGTGATTATAGTGATTGTGATTGTAATTTTGGTGGTTGTTTGGTGGTTCCAAgcatttttaatttacattgtgtttgtgattatgcgttttttttttcttttgttttgtaatgtaTGTAATTTActcaatatatttatgttttttttatagtatttttcagAAATGGGAAGCTCACTGGGTTGTTGGTgatttttagtcttttttttgttttttttttttttaatttttgtaacaGGTTTTCAGAAATGGGGAGCCCAAATAGAGATTAGGCCTTGGATTGACCCAAGTTAGATTGGAGCTTAGAGCTATGATAGCCAACTCTAAATTCTAATCGGAGTCAGAATCTAACTCCCAGTGGAGTCAGAGTCCGAAAATACCTTCGATCGAAGGTGGGCTTTCCGACTTCATCAGAATCAAAGCCCACTCCTATATGCACCCATCAGTGCTAAACGCAAACTCTAAGGCTACAGTAGAAATAAGAATAACCAAAATACTGAGAGCTATATCTCCAAGGATGTGATACTTGACTAGATTTACCTTCTACCAAGTTATGATATCAAACTACTCCGCATATAATTGTATGTGCACCGACAATTGTCTCTCCAAATCCAATTGATTGTTTAAATTCTTTCGAAACTCGAGGGTATAGCCAAAACTTATACCTCACTTACATTTTTCTAGCCTATCGATTTCAGGAGTAAATGATGCGGTGGATGGTGAAACTTCTATAGTAATACTCCTGTATGCAACGAACTCATAATTCAACCTATTGAGGGTGTCATAATTCAACAAACTCATAACTCATAATCCGCCCTTCCCTTGATGTTAGTGCTTTCAATCCATACACCATGCCATCAATTTTGTACTACGGGTTAAGAGCAA from Juglans microcarpa x Juglans regia isolate MS1-56 chromosome 3S, Jm3101_v1.0, whole genome shotgun sequence encodes:
- the LOC121257755 gene encoding LOW QUALITY PROTEIN: dual-specificity RNA methyltransferase RlmN (The sequence of the model RefSeq protein was modified relative to this genomic sequence to represent the inferred CDS: inserted 1 base in 1 codon) is translated as MGCVWMMRHLLHSNPSMASLSPPLHQSPLSFSSPKPQLSLISLVFSLPRRSLSTVASSPPTPHVSVHHNSSQYGYAGGIGVSGDGSKVLLKGMKYSELENWVQLQGYRPGQALMLWKRLYGNNIWAHHSDELEGLNKDFKKMLCENAEFKALSLKEILTACDGTRKILFKLEDDLVIETVVIPCDXGRTTVCVSSQVGCAMNCQFCYTGRMGLKRHLTAAEIVEQAVFARRLLTSEVGSITNVVFMGMGEPLHNIDNVIKAAEIMVHDQGLYFSPRKVTVSTSGLVPQLRRFLRESNCALAVSLNATTDEVRNWIMPINRKYKLGLLLQTLREELRLKHNYKVLFEYVMLSGVNDSIEDAKRLIDLVQDIPCKINLISFNPHTGSQFRPTSEAKMIEFRNVLAEAGCIVFLRLSRGDDQMAACGQLGKPGAIKAPLLRVPDQFQMAVNM